The genomic window AACTGCTCGACCGCTTCGATCTGGGGCAGGCTGCCGGTCGCGCGACACGCACCTACTCCGGCGGCATGCGGCGGCGCCTCGACCTGGCGGTCAGCCTGATCTGGCCGCCGCAGGCGCTCTTCCTGGACGAGCCGACGACCGGCCTGGACACCCGCAGCCGCCTCACCCTGTGGGAGCAGATCCGGACCCTGGCTGCCGAGGGCACCAACGTCTCCCTCACCACGCAGTATCTCGAGGAGGCCGATCAGCTGGCTGACCAGATCGCCGTGCTCGACGGCGGCCGGATCGTGGCCAACGGCACCGCTGCCCACCTCAAGGGGCTGGTCGGCAGCGACGTGGTCCGGGCGCTGGACGCCACCGGCGCCGTGGTGCGTGAGGAGACCACCGACGGCACGGCCGCCGACCTGGCCAGGGTCACTGCGGCGCTGGCCGCGAACGACCCGACCTGGCGGGTGGAGCTGCACCGGCCGACCCTCGACGACGCCTTCCTGCAACTTACCGACCACGCCGCCACTGAGGCGGCCGACCCCACCGACAGCGCCACTGACGAGCACGACCTGATCCTGGAGGCCACCCGATGACCACCCGGGCTCCGGCACCCAGCCGGGGGTCCGGCATACTCACCGCCTCTGCCGTCTTCGTCGGCCGGGCCGCCCGGCACAGCCTGCGCGACGTCGAGTCGATGCTGATGGCGGTCATCCTGCCGGTGATGCTGATGCTGATGTTCACCTACGTCTTCGGTGGGGCGATCGCTCCGGACGGCGGCTATTTGGACTATGTCGTCCCCGGCATCGTCCTGACCTGCGCCGGGTTCGGGGCCGCCTCGACCGCGGTCGGTGTCGCACAGGACATCACCACGGGCACGATCAACCGGTTGCGGACCATGCCGGTGTCCAGCGCGACCGTCCTGGTCGGGCACGTCGTGGCGAGCCTGCTCCGCAACCTGTTCGCCACCGGCGTCGTCCTGTTGGTCGCGGTCCTGATCGGCTTCCGTCCCGACGCCGGGCCGCTGGACTGGCTGGGCGCGGTCGGTCTGCTGGCGCTCTACATCCT from Ornithinimicrobium cryptoxanthini includes these protein-coding regions:
- a CDS encoding ABC transporter ATP-binding protein, producing MSYTPDAVTDTFTDETVIEVSGLRKGYGGHEVLRDLDLSLGPGVHALLGPNGAGKTTLVNILTTLVPHDEGTVKVLGMDTRTDAHRIRHRISATGQFAAVDEILTGRENLVMMARLLGLRPRAARRRAGELLDRFDLGQAAGRATRTYSGGMRRRLDLAVSLIWPPQALFLDEPTTGLDTRSRLTLWEQIRTLAAEGTNVSLTTQYLEEADQLADQIAVLDGGRIVANGTAAHLKGLVGSDVVRALDATGAVVREETTDGTAADLARVTAALAANDPTWRVELHRPTLDDAFLQLTDHAATEAADPTDSATDEHDLILEATR
- a CDS encoding ABC transporter permease, whose translation is MTTRAPAPSRGSGILTASAVFVGRAARHSLRDVESMLMAVILPVMLMLMFTYVFGGAIAPDGGYLDYVVPGIVLTCAGFGAASTAVGVAQDITTGTINRLRTMPVSSATVLVGHVVASLLRNLFATGVVLLVAVLIGFRPDAGPLDWLGAVGLLALYILAITTVFAMLGLVAHSPEAANGYGFVLLFLPYVSSAFVPVETMPGWMQGFAANQPITPVIEATRALFAGASPGSNALVAIVWCVGIIAFAAALTAYLFPRRVAR